The following proteins are encoded in a genomic region of Tenebrio molitor chromosome 7, icTenMoli1.1, whole genome shotgun sequence:
- the Scgbeta gene encoding beta-sarcoglycan has translation MVDYRSTSPTSDIFSDEVDSISIRDKALLKRSVSKHHNNNFKAGYVPVHEQHLTKTGLRGRKTFAFWTLVALLFILAVGNLLLTITILGVLRLGQGMESIELVPEEYAVKFFGDTDLGHMYKRDGRIEGFKDQPVEISADESAILLNLMSLRNGRPSNQLRINKNGTSFWGFESFDVRNKHGAVIFSTNSPQFNSLTGANSLNAKNVFTNRIASPVHGKLKVEGRILSLKGSEGTRMDGKEIVWSADQDIYLKTNNGSIVLSGSDGTLIDVKRIPIATTRNNNYVTSQYKVCVCMPQGKLFRIPVPSGSNQRVFCHHINTSPTHNPCI, from the coding sequence ATGGTCGACTACCGAAGCACCTCTCCAACCTCTGACATATTTTCCGACGAGGTCGACTCGATCTCCATCCGAGACAAAGCTCTCCTGAAGCGTTCAGTTTCCAAACACCACAACAACAACTTCAAAGCGGGTTACGTCCCAGTCCATGAACAACACCTGACCAAGACCGGTCTGCGAGGCCGCAAAACCTTCGCATTTTGGACTCTAGTAGCTCTGCTCTTTATTCTCGCAGTTGGCAATTTGCTTTTGACAATAACAATCTTGGGGGTTCTGCGCTTGGGACAAGGAATGGAGAGCATCGAACTGGTTCCGGAAGAGTACGCCGTCAAGTTCTTCGGCGACACCGACTTGGGCCACATGTACAAACGCGACGGCAGAATTGAAGGCTTCAAAGACCAACCCGTGGAAATATCGGCCGATGAGAGTGCAATTCTGTTAAATCTGATGTCTTTACGCAACGGGCGACCCAGCAATCAGTTAAGAATCAACAAGAACGGAACTAGTTTTTGGGGGTTCGAGTCTTTTGACGTCAGGAACAAGCACGGAGCTGTCATATTCTCGACGAACTCTCCGCAGTTTAACTCTCTCACTGGTGCCAACTCTCTCAACGCTAAAAATGTCTTCACCAATCGCATCGCCAGTCCTGTTCACGGCAAGTTGAAAGTGGAGGGACGAATCTTGTCGCTTAAAGGCTCCGAAGGGACTAGAATGGACGGGAAAGAGATCGTGTGGAGTGCCGACCAGGACATTTACTTGAAGACCAACAATGGCTCTATTGTTTTGAGTGGAAGTGATGGGACTCTCATTGACGTCAAGCGGATCCCGATAGCCACCACGAGGAACAATAACTACGTCACTTCGCAGTATAAAGTGTGCGTTTGTATGCCCCAAGGTAAATTGTTTCGGATTCCGGTGCCCAGTGGGTCCAATCAGCGGGTCTTTTGCCACCACATCAACACTTCTCCGACGCACAATCCATGCATCTAA
- the msi gene encoding RNA-binding protein Musashi homolog 2 isoform X1 produces the protein MLFENPPSAQMFPAYSVPPPILPLAPPPVGSAMGEGNGLIEHDLHGSLVPMNGSHSGSSGRSTPNNSNDPAPGKLFVGGLSWQTSSEKLREYFGMFGNVTDVLIMKDPVTQRSRGFGFITFSEPSSVDNVLKVPIHTLDGKKIDPKHATPKNRPKQPNKTKKIFVGGVSQDTSADEVKAYFSQFGKVEETVMLMDQQTKRHRGFGFVTFENEDVVDRVCEIHFHTIKNKKVECKKAQPKEAVQASAQLLGKRLMLSGLGMRMATPTAGAIAAATNPLAVVQAQAHVQAAAVAAAQAQTAAVASYGKLFGAYPPLAGYRYSPYPIPAVGAGVGAAAAGGNPTPASAAAAPTLAPPVGASPYQGYNLTNVDMSSFQGVDWGSMYGVGMYV, from the exons ttccgCAATGGGAGAAGGCAACGGCCTCATCGAACACGACCTCCACGGTTCCTTGGTACCGATGAACGGTAGCCATTCTGGTTCCTCCGGTCGTAGCACTCCCAACAACTCGAACGATCCGGCACCTGGAAAACTGTTTGTCGGTGGTTTGAGCTGGCAGACCTCCAGCGAAAAACTGAGAGAATACTTTGGAATGTTCGGCAACGTCACCGACGTTTTGATCATGAAAGATCCCGTCACACAG AGGAGTCGGGGCTTCGGTTTTATCACATTCTCGGAACCCTCTAGCGTGGACAACGTGCTCAAAGTGCCCATCCACACGTTGGACGGCAAGAAGATCGACCCGAAACACGCCACGCCCAAGAACAGACCGAAACAACCGAACAAAACGAAAAAGATCTTCGTCGGCGGCGTCAGCCAGGACACTTCTGCCGACGAGGTGAAAGCCTACTTCAGTCAATTCGGCAAGGTGGAGGAGACCGTGATGCTGATGGACCAACAGACGAAGCGACACCGCGGCTTCGGGTTCGTCACTTTCGAGAACGAGGACGTGGTGGACCGCGTCTGCGAGATCCACTTCCACACCATCAAGAACAAGAAGGTCGAGTGCAAGAAGGCCCAGCCGAAGGAAGCGGTACAGGCGAGCGCCCAGCTGCTCGGCAAACGTCTCATGCTCAGCGGTTTGGGCATGAGGATGGCCACTCCGACGGCCGGCGCGATAGCCGCCGCCACCAACCCGTTGGCCGTGGTGCAAGCCCAGGCGCACGTTCAGGCGGCCGCCGTCGCCGCCGCGCAAGCACAGACGGCGGCCGTCGCCAGTTACGGCAAGTTGTTCGGAGCGTACCCGCCGCTGGCGGGCTACCGGTACTCGCCTTATCCCATCCCCGCGGTGGGCGCCGGGGTCGGCGCGGCGGCGGCCGGCGGGAACCCCACGCCCGCCTCCGCGGCCGCCGCTCCCACTCTCGCGCCCCCCGTAGGCGCGAGTCCCTACCAGGGCTACAACCTCACCAACGTGGACATGTCCAGCTTCCAGGGGGTGGACTGGGGCTCGATGTACGGCGTAGGCATGTACGTCTGA
- the msi gene encoding RNA-binding protein Musashi homolog 2 isoform X3, whose protein sequence is MGEGNGLIEHDLHGSLVPMNGSHSGSSGRSTPNNSNDPAPGKLFVGGLSWQTSSEKLREYFGMFGNVTDVLIMKDPVTQRSRGFGFITFSEPSSVDNVLKVPIHTLDGKKIDPKHATPKNRPKQPNKTKKIFVGGVSQDTSADEVKAYFSQFGKVEETVMLMDQQTKRHRGFGFVTFENEDVVDRVCEIHFHTIKNKKVECKKAQPKEAVQASAQLLGKRLMLSGLGMRMATPTAGAIAAATNPLAVVQAQAHVQAAAVAAAQAQTAAVASYGKLFGAYPPLAGYRYSPYPIPAVGAGVGAAAAGGNPTPASAAAAPTLAPPVGASPYQGYNLTNVDMSSFQGVDWGSMYGVGMYV, encoded by the exons ATGGGAGAAGGCAACGGCCTCATCGAACACGACCTCCACGGTTCCTTGGTACCGATGAACGGTAGCCATTCTGGTTCCTCCGGTCGTAGCACTCCCAACAACTCGAACGATCCGGCACCTGGAAAACTGTTTGTCGGTGGTTTGAGCTGGCAGACCTCCAGCGAAAAACTGAGAGAATACTTTGGAATGTTCGGCAACGTCACCGACGTTTTGATCATGAAAGATCCCGTCACACAG AGGAGTCGGGGCTTCGGTTTTATCACATTCTCGGAACCCTCTAGCGTGGACAACGTGCTCAAAGTGCCCATCCACACGTTGGACGGCAAGAAGATCGACCCGAAACACGCCACGCCCAAGAACAGACCGAAACAACCGAACAAAACGAAAAAGATCTTCGTCGGCGGCGTCAGCCAGGACACTTCTGCCGACGAGGTGAAAGCCTACTTCAGTCAATTCGGCAAGGTGGAGGAGACCGTGATGCTGATGGACCAACAGACGAAGCGACACCGCGGCTTCGGGTTCGTCACTTTCGAGAACGAGGACGTGGTGGACCGCGTCTGCGAGATCCACTTCCACACCATCAAGAACAAGAAGGTCGAGTGCAAGAAGGCCCAGCCGAAGGAAGCGGTACAGGCGAGCGCCCAGCTGCTCGGCAAACGTCTCATGCTCAGCGGTTTGGGCATGAGGATGGCCACTCCGACGGCCGGCGCGATAGCCGCCGCCACCAACCCGTTGGCCGTGGTGCAAGCCCAGGCGCACGTTCAGGCGGCCGCCGTCGCCGCCGCGCAAGCACAGACGGCGGCCGTCGCCAGTTACGGCAAGTTGTTCGGAGCGTACCCGCCGCTGGCGGGCTACCGGTACTCGCCTTATCCCATCCCCGCGGTGGGCGCCGGGGTCGGCGCGGCGGCGGCCGGCGGGAACCCCACGCCCGCCTCCGCGGCCGCCGCTCCCACTCTCGCGCCCCCCGTAGGCGCGAGTCCCTACCAGGGCTACAACCTCACCAACGTGGACATGTCCAGCTTCCAGGGGGTGGACTGGGGCTCGATGTACGGCGTAGGCATGTACGTCTGA
- the msi gene encoding RNA-binding protein Musashi homolog 2 isoform X2 has translation MAVTVYPNVKLECSAMGEGNGLIEHDLHGSLVPMNGSHSGSSGRSTPNNSNDPAPGKLFVGGLSWQTSSEKLREYFGMFGNVTDVLIMKDPVTQRSRGFGFITFSEPSSVDNVLKVPIHTLDGKKIDPKHATPKNRPKQPNKTKKIFVGGVSQDTSADEVKAYFSQFGKVEETVMLMDQQTKRHRGFGFVTFENEDVVDRVCEIHFHTIKNKKVECKKAQPKEAVQASAQLLGKRLMLSGLGMRMATPTAGAIAAATNPLAVVQAQAHVQAAAVAAAQAQTAAVASYGKLFGAYPPLAGYRYSPYPIPAVGAGVGAAAAGGNPTPASAAAAPTLAPPVGASPYQGYNLTNVDMSSFQGVDWGSMYGVGMYV, from the exons ttccgCAATGGGAGAAGGCAACGGCCTCATCGAACACGACCTCCACGGTTCCTTGGTACCGATGAACGGTAGCCATTCTGGTTCCTCCGGTCGTAGCACTCCCAACAACTCGAACGATCCGGCACCTGGAAAACTGTTTGTCGGTGGTTTGAGCTGGCAGACCTCCAGCGAAAAACTGAGAGAATACTTTGGAATGTTCGGCAACGTCACCGACGTTTTGATCATGAAAGATCCCGTCACACAG AGGAGTCGGGGCTTCGGTTTTATCACATTCTCGGAACCCTCTAGCGTGGACAACGTGCTCAAAGTGCCCATCCACACGTTGGACGGCAAGAAGATCGACCCGAAACACGCCACGCCCAAGAACAGACCGAAACAACCGAACAAAACGAAAAAGATCTTCGTCGGCGGCGTCAGCCAGGACACTTCTGCCGACGAGGTGAAAGCCTACTTCAGTCAATTCGGCAAGGTGGAGGAGACCGTGATGCTGATGGACCAACAGACGAAGCGACACCGCGGCTTCGGGTTCGTCACTTTCGAGAACGAGGACGTGGTGGACCGCGTCTGCGAGATCCACTTCCACACCATCAAGAACAAGAAGGTCGAGTGCAAGAAGGCCCAGCCGAAGGAAGCGGTACAGGCGAGCGCCCAGCTGCTCGGCAAACGTCTCATGCTCAGCGGTTTGGGCATGAGGATGGCCACTCCGACGGCCGGCGCGATAGCCGCCGCCACCAACCCGTTGGCCGTGGTGCAAGCCCAGGCGCACGTTCAGGCGGCCGCCGTCGCCGCCGCGCAAGCACAGACGGCGGCCGTCGCCAGTTACGGCAAGTTGTTCGGAGCGTACCCGCCGCTGGCGGGCTACCGGTACTCGCCTTATCCCATCCCCGCGGTGGGCGCCGGGGTCGGCGCGGCGGCGGCCGGCGGGAACCCCACGCCCGCCTCCGCGGCCGCCGCTCCCACTCTCGCGCCCCCCGTAGGCGCGAGTCCCTACCAGGGCTACAACCTCACCAACGTGGACATGTCCAGCTTCCAGGGGGTGGACTGGGGCTCGATGTACGGCGTAGGCATGTACGTCTGA
- the LOC138136043 gene encoding uncharacterized protein — protein sequence MIRPFCKYTKRNPFSPAFYLKNFELIPILSICILDVCMMVFWPIRTLFNTDCILTRNTRTPGEMTELLIHPRDRKLLHITQVLEPNQELYDLYEAMKECEEEEKMEREQQQKQQQNKT from the exons ATGATCCGGCCCTTTTGCAAGTACACAAAG agAAATCCATTTTCGCCTGCATTTTacttgaaaaattttgaa CTCATCCCGATACTTTCAATTTGCATCTTGGACGTCTGCATGATGGTTTTTTGGCCAATCAGGACCCTCTTCAATACCGACTGTATATT GACTCGAAATACCAGGACGCCTGGCGAAATGACTGAACTGCTCATCCATCCGCGCGACAGGAAG tTGCTACACATTACGCAAGTGTTGGAACCGAACCAAGAACTGTACGATCTATACGAAGCCATGAAAGAGTGTGAAGAGGAGGAGAAGATGGAACGAGAACAACagcaaaaacaacaacaaaacaaaacttga
- the LOC138136038 gene encoding interleukin enhancer-binding factor 2 homolog, with protein sequence MARGGIRGRGGMNRGIGRPPYKVKMFLPRHPFDLALCESSFPRVKPAPDETAFTQALLKRNVDLSPTPAEQTAILNLVTKIQTVLDNLVVAPGAFDACQLEEVRQVGSFKKGTMVTGHNVADIVVILKTLPTREAVEALGNKVKEDLKSLMKSEVVTKGEQLTHTTNERGIEISNSFACVRVMVTTLHHNIRKLDPEIHLDQKIMLSHLAAIRHSRWFEENAHHSSIKVLIRLLRDIRTRFEGFEPLTPWMLDLLAHFAIMHNPSRQALPINVAFRRVFQLLSAGLFLPGSAGITDPCEGVSLRIHTAMTLEQQDICCLTAQTLLRVLSHGGYKHILGLEGNASVAKEMSVWDGVVVSPLDKAYENPPEKKEGEEEDEDMEAEGDESMETIEN encoded by the exons ATGGCAAGAGGTGGGATCAGAGGAAGAGGTGGAATGAATCGTGGCATTGGAAGACCCCCATAtaaagtgaaaatgtttttaccCAGACATCCCTTCGATCTGGCCCTTTGTGAGTCCTCTTTTCCACGTGTTAAGCCAGCCCCCGACGAAACTGCCTTCACACAAGCTCTGCTGAAACGTAATGTGGACCTGTCCCCAACACCAGCTGAACAAACGGCGATTCTGAATCTCGTCACAAAGATTCAAACAGTTTTGGACAATCTCGTTGTGGCCCCCGGAGCATTTGATGCTTGC CAATTAGAAGAGGTGAGGCAGGTGGGTTCATTCAAGAAAGGCACAATGGTGACGGGACACAACGTGGCCGACATCGTCGTCATCCTCAAGACGCTGCCCACCCGAGAGGCGGTGGAGGCTCTCGGCAACAAAGTCAAAGAAGACTTGAAAAGCTTGATGAAAAGCGAAGTGGTGACAAAAGGCGAGCAACTGACGCACACCACCAACGAAAGAGGTATCGAGATAAGCAACAGCTTCGCGTGCGTGCGGGTAATGGTAACTACTTTACACCACAACATCCGTAAATTGGACCCAGAAATCCATCTCGACCAGAAAATAATGTTGAGCCACTTGGCGGCCATTCGACACAGCCGTTGGTTCGAAGAGAACGCCCATCACTCCTCCATTAAAGTCCTGATCCGCCTGTTGCGCGACATCAGGACTCGATTCGAAGGGTTCGAGCCGTTGACCCCGTGGATGCTCGATCTATTGGCGCACTTCGCAATCATGCACAATCCCAGTAGACAGGCGTTACCGATTAATGTCGCGTTCAGAAGAGTTTTCCAGTTGTTGTCGGCGGGATTGTTCTTGCCGGGATCAGCGGGGATCACGGACCCCTGCGAGGGAGTCAGCTTGCGAATACACACCGCGATGACGTTAGAACAACAAGACATTTGTTGCCTGACGGCTCAGACTTTGCTGAGGGTGTTGTCGCACGGCGGGTACAAACACATCTTAGGACTGGAAGGAAATGCGTCAGTAGCTAAAGAAATGTCAGTTTGGGACGGAGTGGTGGTGTCGCCGCTTGACAAGGCTTACGAGAACCCCCCCGAGAAGAAGGAgggagaagaagaagatgaAGACATGGAAGCGGAGGGAGACGAGAGTATGGAAACAATCGAGAACTGA